actgtCACTTGCAAGTAGATATAgctaaatcaaaaatcaaaacgacGCCCCTaaactaaaaaaatggaaatggcGCCAAAATGTTAAATTTAGCACACTCTGTCGTATTTCTTTATGAAgtttaatgaataaaaaaacaccAGATTTTGCAGaacaatttctttaatttttaaagtcGTTTGACATCCAGAAAAAAATTGTCTCTGATTAGCACTGgcgaaaatttttgttttggctGTAAAACAAAGGACCTAATTGACCAGTCCCACAACCACCTTTAGGTTAAATTCAATGTCTTCATATTCTGCATgttatacatgttttttttctaacgAAGTAAATTTACATGGAACCGCAGGAagggttttttaaaatgttgtttcgTAAAAAGAACATAACGTTATTGTCTCTGAACCTCTTCAAGACCAATCCTTTAAACAGATATTTTTGGAATTTAAAGCGTTTTCTAGAAAAAGAAAGTTGCTAATTATCGATCTTGAATCTTGATCCTCAGCCAATACAATCACAGCTTTGAATACCAAAAATTTAAAGGTTAAacaatttatttgaaattgttgCAATTATGGTATGATAAATTTCACATTGTACggtcagtaatttttttaacgacaaaacaacatttgaaaataaaagtaaaaactcACATGAGAAAGAATGTGTAATAATAAATACTAtaacataaaaatacaatttgtgaaaccaaatatatataatttataagtATAAAAAGATTTCGTATATACAAATGTCATGTATTTGAAAAGTTCTAAACTTGGAGGATATCAACATCTCTAAAAGATTCTGCCACTTGGAGAATGTAAGCATCTCCAGAAAATGCTAATTGGAGAAACATCTCCAAGATATTCTGTAATATGGAGAATATGCTGCCACGTGGAAGATGTCATCATTGGCAAAAATGTCTGATTCTTAGAGAATGTCAGCGACTCCAGAACATGctgcaatttaaaaaatgtcaacatcTGCAGAACGTGTTGCCACTTAAAGAATGTCAACATCTTCCAGAACACGGTCGTACTTGCAGAATGTCCTTCAAAGGTTTactttcaaaaatgaaatgatgAAAATATTAAGGATATGTTTTTTGCAGAATGTTAACACGTTGCAGGATAAGTTACTACTTGCAGAAGTTCAGCATCTTCTATACTGTAAAAACTTGCCTACAGCGTATTCTTTTaatcttaaattatttaaaatggcCCTTCTTTCTTTTCGGTTGCCGTCTATGTAGATGAAGTGAGATTTATCTGATGCCTGCACCAATAATTCTCGTTTTGATAAAAGTTCACCTCGATTATTTTCAGTTATACCAAGCGATCTCAGCTTAATGCTTTCTGATGCAAGTGTGACTAAACGAGTTACCGTCGGAATAGCTATGTTATGTCGCACACCACTTGCTCTGAAATGTTTCGAAATGTTTACATAAAGTTGCGAATAGGATTGTGGGATGTAAAAAACAGATCTGTTAGTCCAATAGCACGCATATTCCCCTCCACCATTCCATAGCCATTTATTTAAAGATTGCCCAGCATCCCAAGCTGGTTTCCAATCCCCTTGTGTTAATTTTGCTTTTCTGTTGTCGTAGTAATTTAATTCTATTAAGTACTCATATACCTTCTCCATTGCACGGCTTCCCCAAGGGCTTTGCCACCATTCCCAAGAGTCTGTGTTTTGCTCATAAAGAACTGGTCCTTGTTTTATGCTATCGTCTTCccatattttgttttgatcGAGATTAGCAACATTCCAATAATTCAATAACACATCTTCACCTATGAAGAGGTAACCGCTGTAGTTAGTGTAGGTTTTAATAGCTTTATCTAGACAGTCATATAGGAATGCTCCATATTTTGTATCAACTGGAAGAATTGTAATTTCCGTTTGATTTGGCAAGGAAGAAGCTCCACAATATATTCTATTAGTAAATGCTTTTTTGTATAATAGTTCAAACAATGGAATGGATTCGTACTCAGAAACGGCGCCAAAACTGACTATTAAAAGTAtgttttgaaatttgttttgaaagCATGGTGAGTCGGGCGACACAATATTATTTTGTTCGTATGTCATGTTTACAAAATGTCTCAGCCATCTTGGATGAATAAACTTTTGAGGATTCCAATTAGATCCAAAATTGTGAAattctaaaataaagaaaaaaaatgtatgaaaaatgaaaaaagttatttcattaAGAGTATCATGTACACCTTGAACACTTTATTGCAACTTAAGTGATTAATACCTTCtcgcaaaaaacaaaaaatatataaaaaatggcgAATTTTCCCGGTTAGTAGACTTTTATTAGACTTCACAAATTATTATCTCATGTgtcatttttttacataatttttgtgaaacaaaacaaaacaaatcaggcCATATTAATAGTCATAAACACTATAATGAGCAAATGATTGGGAAACGAAAAATGTTTTGTCTTCAAGCACTTTAAAAGCTCTAATTTGCCTGCCCCATATGACGATCAAAGTCCCAAATGAGAC
Above is a window of Hydractinia symbiolongicarpus strain clone_291-10 chromosome 3, HSymV2.1, whole genome shotgun sequence DNA encoding:
- the LOC130635518 gene encoding uncharacterized protein LOC130635518 yields the protein MRKDFLFRAFINFLYIVLGLSFVSTLIMMLKEFHNFGSNWNPQKFIHPRWLRHFVNMTYEQNNIVSPDSPCFQNKFQNILLIVSFGAVSEYESIPLFELLYKKAFTNRIYCGASSLPNQTEITILPVDTKYGAFLYDCLDKAIKTYTNYSGYLFIGEDVLLNYWNVANLDQNKIWEDDSIKQGPVLYEQNTDSWEWWQSPWGSRAMEKVYEYLIELNYYDNRKAKLTQGDWKPAWDAGQSLNKWLWNGGGEYACYWTNRSVFYIPQSYSQLYVNISKHFRASGVRHNIAIPTVTRLVTLASESIKLRSLGITENNRGELLSKRELLVQASDKSHFIYIDGNRKERRAILNNLRLKEYAVGKFLQYRRC